Proteins from a single region of Carassius gibelio isolate Cgi1373 ecotype wild population from Czech Republic chromosome B15, carGib1.2-hapl.c, whole genome shotgun sequence:
- the cwf19l2 gene encoding CWF19-like protein 2, producing MAAYGGSFESANSIKSRKESKREERELVLQQAKEKYEKEERKKAERKARGEDTWMLPDVDLRLQQIGQEHTVKNKKKKKEKKAKKSKKEKKKKAKKESNDEEGASCDSSEDSVDEWVEAPALSGGGDKAWKAEHEATPTVSSASANQRDEWMTFDFLAMKTTSQAERRAQKEAEKEAERQKAESIEQAGLHRLELNPYWKDGGSGLPPEDTSSTAVKKVVNDGGVSWLRKSYQRMKEQADREQRSLESVVSERYGSMEEFQKKLREAEEAAYGERDERRGDRERWRRDNREEGRERWRRGDREDRRRDRSPHAERERERDYERGSRGRDERTPRSRPNPDEDRHSYRHNTSSLSRLKFLKPSEPVEDVSGGAGFRKAGPKGSTSNQSAGFRKPVVDDDDGVVPSWRKSSAVQDPQETTIPSKHTGKSAALLEESKTTTVSSSESEEDEEEEEEVILTDEEMNKLGAKLVKAELMGNTPLVEKLKAQMQAARRAKENRAQRKAQNKPVSAPTDSEKDVVLFRTDPSGRAWPVKAPSQPQEPRGGRRKQKAIETHQDGERVRYFDDDDGMDLREMVRREKMSSAEDQNALYSRMAAKMMGRTDGDNYMLDDMFVSSAAQKERAGRDEERQRNKAVQETRRLAGQMEKCRHCFDSPELPKHLIAAVGNKVYLCLPNSVSLTEGHCLIVPIQHHTAATGLDEDIWSEIQMFRRALVRMFESQELDCVFLETHMNPKRHLHMVYECVPLPRELGDMAPIYFKKAIMESDEEWAMNKKVVDLSSRDIRQAVPRGLPYFSVDFGLQGGFAHVIENEQKFPHYFGKEILGGMMDLEPRRWRKPIRENFDDQRKKVLMFAQWWKEFDCTKTDS from the exons ATGGCAGCGTACGGAGGGAGTTTTGAGAGCGCAAACAGCATAAAATCAAGAAAAGAGTCcaaaagagaagaaagagagcTCGTTTTACAACAG GCTAAAGAGAAGTATGAAAAAGAGGAGCGGAAGAAGGCCGAGAGGAAGGCCAGGGGCGAGGACACATGGATGCTTCCGGATGTTGACCTGCGACTGCAGCAGATAGGccag gAGCATAcagtgaaaaacaagaaaaagaaaaaagagaagaaagcCAAAAAGAgtaagaaagagaagaagaagaaagccaAGAAAGAGTCAAATGATGAGGAAGGTGCATCTTGTGACAGCTCTGAA GACTCTGTGGACGAATGGGTGGAGGCCCCGGCTCTGTCAGGGGGCGGAGACAAGGCATGGAAGGCGGAGCATGAAGCCACGCCCACCGTCAGCTCAGCCAGTGCTAACCAA AGAGACGAATGGATGACCTTTGACTTCCTGGCGATGAAGACGACCTCTCAGGCGGAGAGACGAGCACAAAAGGAAGCAGAGAAAGAGGCGGAGAGACAGAAAGCAGAGTCTATTGAACAG gccGGTCTTCACAGGTTAGAGTTGAACCCTTACTGGAAGGACGGAGGAAGTGGTCTGCCCCCAGAGGACACCTCCAGTACTGCAGTTAAAAAAG TGGTGAATGATGGAGGGGTGAGCTGGCTCAGGAAGTCATATCAGAGGATGAAAGAGCAGGCCGACAGAGAACAGCGCAGTCTGGAGAGCGTGGTGTCGGAGAGATACGgg TCGATGGAAGAGTTCCAGAAGAAACTGAGAGAGGCAGAAGAGGCAGCGTACGGAGAGagggatgagaggagaggagaccgagagagatggaggagagacaacagagaggaagggagggagagaTGGAGGAGAGGAGACCGAGAGGACAGACGGAGAGACCGATCTCCACACGCTGAGAGAGAACGAGAGCGAGACTATGAGAGAGGATCTCGAGGCCGTGACGAACGCACTCCGAGATCCCGGCCGAATCCAGACGAGGATCGACATTCCTACAGACACAACACTTCCTCTCTGTCCAGACTCAAGTTCCTCAAACCCTCAGAACCTGTTGAGGATGTGAGTGGAGGGGCGGGGTTCAGGAAGGCGGGGCCGAAAGGCTCTACGTCCAATCAGAGTGCAGGATTCCGGAAacctgttgttgatgatgatgatggtgttgtGCCTTCCTGGAGGAAGAGCAGTGCTGTGCAGGATCCACAGGAGACAACGATCCCATCGAAACACACAGGGAAGAGCGCCGCCCTGCTGGAAGAGAGCAAAACTACAACAGTGAGCAG TTCAGAGAGTGAGGAagacgaggaggaagaggaagaggtgaTCCTGACGGATGAAGAGATGAATAAACTGGGAGCCAAACTCGTCAAAGCAGAACTCATGGGAAACACG CCGTTGGTGGAAAAACTGAAGGCTCAGATGCAAGCGGCCCGGCGAGCCAAAGAGAACCGAGCTCAAAGAAAAGCCCAGAACAAGCCGGTGTCTGCACCAACAGACTCAGAGAAGGACGTGGTGCTGTTCAGGACTGACCCTTCAGGACGAGCCTGGCCGGTCAAAGCCCCGTCCCAACCGCAGGAGCCGAGAGGAGGACGGAGGAAGCAGAAAGCG ATCGAGACGCACCAGGACGGTGAGCGTGTGCGCTATTTTGATGATGACGATGGTATGGATCTGAGAGAGATGGTCAGACGGGAGAAGATGAGCTCCGCTGAAGATCAGAACGCTCTTTATTCACGCATGGCAGCCAAG ATGATGGGGAGGACAGACGGCGATAACTACATGCTGGATGACATGTTTGTGTCCAGCGCGGCTCAGAAGGAAAGAGCAGGTCGAGATGAAGAGCGGCAGAGGAACAAAGCGGTGCAGGAGACGCGGCGGTTAGCCGGACAGATGGAGAAGTGCAGACACTGCTTTGATAGCCCTGAACTGCCCAAACATCTGATCGCTGCTGTCGGGAACAAG GTGTACTTGTGTCTGCCGAACAGCGTGTCTCTGACTGAAGGACACTGTTTGATCGTCCCGATCCAGCATCACACTGCGGCCACGGGTCTGGATGAGGACATCTGGAGCGAAATACAG ATGTTCAGACGGGCTCTGGTCCGCATGTTCGAGTCTCAGGAGTTGGACTGTGTGTTTTTGGAGACCCATATGAATCCGAAGAGGCACCTGCACATGGTGTATGAGTGTGTGCCGCTGCCCAGAGAGCTCGGAGACATGGCACCCATTTACTTTAAG AAAGCCATAATGGAGTCGGATGAGGAATGGGCCATGAATAAGAAGGTTGTGGATCTGTCATCCAGAGACATCAGACAAGCT GTTCCTCGCGGGTTGCCGTACTTCTCCGTGGATTTTGGATTGCAGGGTGGATTTGCGCACGTTATCGAGAACGAGCAGAAGTTCCCACACTATTTCGGCAAA
- the LOC127972789 gene encoding gastrula zinc finger protein XlCGF8.2DB yields the protein MYTTVKTEFIKEEIEDMSDPKPSRMKHEDTEEQTDLTHLKEESEELVEMEEKHHNQDAFRTDGTCSETEKKTQRSEAKNPFTCPQCGKSFTRRDSLKEHLRIHTGEKPFSCHHCGKSFTRKESLKYHLRIHSGEKPYTCHQCGKSFTFKNNLKVHLRIHSREKLFICPQCGKGLTCKKGLKNHIRVHSGEKPFKCHHCAKSFKWAHSLNNHLHSHSGVKPFNCVHCGEGFTSSSILKNHLKVHANDRPYVCSLCGKSFIWPGNFKEHQKRHSGERDHVCSECGKTFTTAKRLKEHQRIHTGEKPYKCTLCDKSFTQSGSLKVHERVHTGEKPYHCPSCGRSFSQLTNLITHIKKHCKKSSRS from the exons atgtaTACTACGGTAAAGacagagtttattaaagaggagattgAAGACATGAGTGATCCAAAACCATCCAGAATgaaacatgaagatactgaggaacaaacag acttgacacacttaAAAGAAGAAAGTGAAGAACTGGTGGAAATGGAGGAGAAACATCACAATCAGGATGCTTTCAGAACTGATGGAACGTGTTCGGAGACTGAGAAGAAAACTCAAAGAAGCGAAGCCAAAAACCCCTTCACGTGTcctcagtgcgggaagagtttcacgcGTAGAGACAGCCTTAAGGAGCATCTACGAATTCACACGGGAGAGAAGCCCTTTAGCTGCCATCactgcgggaagagtttcacgcGGAAAGAGAGCCTGAAGTATCACCTGCGGATTCACAGCGGAGAGAAACCATACACCTGCCATCAGTGCGGAAAGAGCTTCACCTTCAAAAACAACCTCAAGGTTCACCTGAGAATCCACTCCAGGGAGAAGCTGTTCATCTGCCCTCAGTGCGGAAAGGGCTTAACGTGTAAAAAAGGTCTTAAGAATCACATAAGGGTTCACTCGGGAGAGAAGCCTTTCAAATGCCATCACTGCGCAAAGAGTTTTAAATGGGCGCACAGTCTCAATAATCACCTGCATTCTCATTCTGGCGTGAAGCCTTTTAATTGTGTTCACTGCGGAGAAGGTTTCACGTCGTCATCCATCCTGAAAAACCACCTGAAGGTTCACGCGAACGATAGGCCGTATGTGTGCTCCTTGTGCGGAAAGAGCTTCATATGGCCGGGCAATTTTAAAGAGCACCAGAAAAGACACAGCGGGGAGAGAGACCACGTGTGCTCTGAGTGCGGCAAGACCTTCACCACAGCCAAACGTCTGAAGGAGCACCAGaggattcacaccggagagaaaccctACAAGTGCACGCTCTGTGACAAGAGCTTCACTCAGTCGGGATCGCTGAAGGTTCACGAGCGAgtgcacactggagagaaaccatatcaCTGCCCTTCATGTGGGAGGAGTTTCTCACAGCTAACCAATCTTATTACTCATAttaaaaaacactgcaagaaATCATCACGCTCTTAA
- the LOC127972888 gene encoding zinc finger protein 135 isoform X2: MEFIKEEIEDARDPEPSRIKHEDTEKQTDQMEPEEPNKEEEKRESSTQKTQTEHTCSQCEKSFKRKEYLKRHMLVHAGEKQYTCTQCGKSYSRPDTYKRHQRTHNKEKPKKKNTGSIKNHLNVHAKRKLYNCDQCGKDLNSLSGRSRHMKLHRNEKPYSCSYCGKSFRQLGHCKQHQIIHTGKRDHACRECGKCFIAAGDLKRHLKIHIGKKPNKCSYCDKSFIRPEHLRIHERVHTGEKPYHCIRCGESFKRVRSLVSHTEKHCHSEQVLSTD, encoded by the exons atggagtttattaaagaggagattgAAGACGCGCGTGATCCAGAACCATCCAGAATAAAACACGAAGATACTGAGAAACAAACAG ACCAGATGGAACCCGAAGAACCGAACAAAGAGGAAGAGAAACGCGAGTCCAGCACTCAGAAAACACAAACTGAACACACCTGCTCACAGTGTGAAAAGAGTTTCAAGCGCAAAGAATACCTTAAAAGGCACATGTTAGTCCACGCTGGAGAGAAACAGTACacatgcactcagtgtggaaagagttattCACGACCGGACACTTATAAACGGCATCAGAGAACACATAATAAAGAGAAACCGAAGAAAAAAAACACGGGCAGTATTAAAAATCACCTAAACGTGCACGCTAAAAGAAAGTTGTATAactgtgatcagtgtggaaaagaTTTAAACTCATTGTCAGGTCGCAGTCGACACATGAAGTTGCATAGAAATGAGAAGCCTTATTCCTGCTCTtactgtggaaagagttttagacAGCTTGGTCATTGTAAACAACACCAGATAATACACACCGGTAAGAGAGATCATGCGTGTCGTGAGTGTGGAAAGTGCTTTATTGCAGCTGGTGATTTAAAAAGGCACTTAAAAATTCAcattggaaaaaaacctaacaaGTGCTCATACTGTGACAAGAGTTTCATTCGGCCTGAACACCTGAGAATACACGAgcgagttcacactggagagaaaccgtatcactgTATTCGGTGTGGAGAGAGTTTCAAACGCGTGCGTAGTCTGGTGAGTCACACGGAGAAACACTGTCACAGTGAGCAGGTCTTATCTACAGATTGA
- the LOC127972888 gene encoding zinc finger protein 879 isoform X3, producing the protein MEFIKEEIEDMSDPEPSRIKQEDTEEQTDQMEPEEPNKEEEKRESSTQKTQTEHTCSQCEKSFKRKEYLKRHMLVHAGEKQYTCTQCGKSYSRPDTYKRHQRTHNKEKPKKKNTGSIKNHLNVHAKRKLYNCDQCGKDLNSLSGRSRHMKLHRNEKPYSCSYCGKSFRQLGHCKQHQIIHTGKRDHACRECGKCFIAAGDLKRHLKIHIGKKPNKCSYCDKSFIRPEHLRIHERVHTGEKPYHCIRCGESFKRVRSLVSHTEKHCHSEQVLSTD; encoded by the coding sequence ACCAGATGGAACCCGAAGAACCGAACAAAGAGGAAGAGAAACGCGAGTCCAGCACTCAGAAAACACAAACTGAACACACCTGCTCACAGTGTGAAAAGAGTTTCAAGCGCAAAGAATACCTTAAAAGGCACATGTTAGTCCACGCTGGAGAGAAACAGTACacatgcactcagtgtggaaagagttattCACGACCGGACACTTATAAACGGCATCAGAGAACACATAATAAAGAGAAACCGAAGAAAAAAAACACGGGCAGTATTAAAAATCACCTAAACGTGCACGCTAAAAGAAAGTTGTATAactgtgatcagtgtggaaaagaTTTAAACTCATTGTCAGGTCGCAGTCGACACATGAAGTTGCATAGAAATGAGAAGCCTTATTCCTGCTCTtactgtggaaagagttttagacAGCTTGGTCATTGTAAACAACACCAGATAATACACACCGGTAAGAGAGATCATGCGTGTCGTGAGTGTGGAAAGTGCTTTATTGCAGCTGGTGATTTAAAAAGGCACTTAAAAATTCAcattggaaaaaaacctaacaaGTGCTCATACTGTGACAAGAGTTTCATTCGGCCTGAACACCTGAGAATACACGAgcgagttcacactggagagaaaccgtatcactgTATTCGGTGTGGAGAGAGTTTCAAACGCGTGCGTAGTCTGGTGAGTCACACGGAGAAACACTGTCACAGTGAGCAGGTCTTATCTACAGATTGA
- the LOC127972891 gene encoding zinc finger protein 239-like, with protein MSDPGPYRIKKDQMKVTEQELSEEEEQHRDFKTLRRKAKKPQQTCKDSSHLKDHMEEKPLIKSRSLVEHCKRRQRTHNEVKEHVCRDCGKCFTRADTLQQHKSIHTGEKPHKCSYCDKSFTQAGTMRIHERVHTREKPYHCTQCGKSFTYRTNLNIHLLVHSGENPFTCDQCGKDFKTSLHLKNHMRIHTNERPYACSFCGKGFARLDHCKRHQETHTGEKDHVCHECGKSFIRADNLKQHQRIHTGEKPYKCSYCDKSFNQSGPLKVHEQVHTGEKPYYCPPCEKSFRFVRSLDIHMKKCPKLSRSTFSC; from the exons ATGAGTGATCCAGGAccatacagaataaaaaaag ACCAGATGAAAGTGACTGAGCAAGAACTGAGTGAAGAGGAGGAGCAACACCGTGACTTCAAAACACTAAGAAGAAAAGCCAAAAAGCCACAGCAGACTTGTAAAGATTCATCACACCTGAAGGACCATATGGAAGAGAAACCTCTTATCAAGAGTCGCTCATTGGTGGAACATTGTAAACGTCGCCAGAGAACTCATAATGAAGTGAAAGAACACGTGTGTCGTGATTGTGGGAAGTGCTTTACTAGAGCTGACACTCTGCAACAGCACAAAagcattcacactggagaaaaacctcaCAAGTGTTCATACTGTGACAAGAGTTTCACTCAGGCGGGAACCATGAGAATACACGAGCGAGTTCACACTAgagagaaaccgtatcactgtactcagtgtggaaagagtttcacatatAGAACTAATCTCAATATTCACCTCCTCGTTCACTCCGGAGAAAATCCATTCACCTGTGATCAGTGTGGTAAAGATTTTAAAACATCACTTCATCTCAAaaaccacatgagaattcacacaaATGAAAGGCCTTATGCATGTTCATTTTGTGGAAAGGGTTTTGCTCGGCTGGATCATTGTAAACGTCACCAGGAAACACACACGGGTGAGAAAGATCATGTGTGTCAtgagtgcgggaagagttttatTAGAGCTGATAATCTGAAACAGCACCaaaggattcacactggagaaaaaccttacaagtgttcgtATTGTGACAAGAGTTTCAATCAGTCTGGACCCCTGAAAGTACACGAGcaagttcacactggagagaaaccgtactaCTGCCCTCCCTGTGAGAAGAGCTTTAGATTTGTAAGAAGCCTTGACATTCACATGAAAAAATGTCCTAAGTTGTCACGATCAACATTTTCATGTTAG